The following are encoded together in the Anopheles nili chromosome 3, idAnoNiliSN_F5_01, whole genome shotgun sequence genome:
- the LOC128727151 gene encoding ras-related protein Rab-32 isoform X2: MRDRPPATMATGQAEKREHLYKILVIGELGTGKTSFIKRYVHQFFSQNYRATIGVDFALKVLNWDQNTIIRLQLWDIAGQERFGNMTRVYYKEAVGAFIVFDVTRSATFDAVIKWKHDLDSKVQLPDGKPIPCILLANKSDQQKQGIVTTPAKLDEYVKEHGFAGWFETSAKENVNIEEAAKSLVNKILMNDKLLNTGEVIDSERFALAGGKTDTSQKKSCAC; the protein is encoded by the exons ATGAGAGATCGCCCCCCG GCAACGATGGCGACTGGACAGGCCGAGAAGCGCGAACATCTGTACAAGATCCTGGTGATCGGTGAGCTCGGTACGGGCAAGACGTCCTTCATCAAGCGGTACGTGCACCAGTTCTTCAGCCAAAACTATCGCGCCACGATAGGGGTCGACTTTGCGCTCAAAGTGCTCAACTGGGACCAGAACACGATCATCCGCCTGCAGCTGTGGGACATTGCTG GCCAGGAACGCTTCGGGAATATGACGCGGGTGTACTACAAGGAAGCGGTCGGAGCGTTTATCGTGTTCGACGTGACACGCAGTGCCACATTCGATGCCGTGATCAAGTGGAAGCACGATCTTGACTCGAAAGTGCAGCTCCCTGACGGCAAACCGATCCCGTGCATACTTTTAGCCAACAAG AGTGACCAGCAAAAGCAGGGCATTGTGACTACGCCAGCCAAACTGGACGAGTACGTCAAGGAGCACGGCTTTGCCGGGTGGTTCGAAACGTCCGCGAAAGAGAACGTCAACATCGAGGAGGCAGCCAAATCGTTAGTTAATAAG ATTCTGATGAATGACAAACTCCTAAACACTGGCGAAGTCATCGACTCCGAACGGTTCGCCCTGGCCGGTGGCAAAACGGACACGAGTCAGAAGAAATCCTGCGCATGCTGA
- the LOC128727151 gene encoding uncharacterized protein LOC128727151 isoform X1, with translation MERGSPITSGRRLTAGDSAEDSPVEFVVVESDVSDAGISSPEKKSKKKRSGLSFKKLRTNAQKLIPRRGGRKDSTGGKSTDASSLGGDSGVASGFSTDEPLPGTPSPPPASPTGTETSLDTVLKSTESLPAIKEDPVREAALVGARSDEDLLVEGKDKQKQKKMRKPSRAASFMKKLAGRGKSAKVAPNPAVGSGNDGDTVSSGTLETPLSIKRQTPEGAMFVSDPELYPDQEQNPDGTPIDPPSPVLVRQLDSEPMGRRGKRTEMKLTLTKTSPMVTSLDDDADDGGDSNGKASSDPPNDENRRVGRKPISSNEPLAPIGDTESAAAAGAAELPARTSIGVEQPQQSIATVRAQQLSPSVEARLSSLLSGEYIAEINRFSIENIATGGSVVGPRGSSPSVRDRFFQQPSNLDTSVVVAPPASVVVDAEIDGFMRKARGASAATGSGGATRSKGGSKSPATPVGGEKPVVLADPGGQQLEQQQQDSAGSVSKAASSTVRTQEASKPYQLGNSLKNPNNSGFKSIEQQQQQQQQQQEQVPVTVTEPEPGDATKRKQENQPDESGQTDPPIVFDIGTQVRPDRTSTILKSPGTLAVPAETGGGVHSGTFTSLGSTTRSLEELGVAGGVAGGSYDDSPNTTSEGSLRRIAYVEQPTFYTPEEEELLTGKPVRSSSSLLSSALGSGDYSLESEDYLDSKMSPHGDLLLERGASDQPATMATGQAEKREHLYKILVIGELGTGKTSFIKRYVHQFFSQNYRATIGVDFALKVLNWDQNTIIRLQLWDIAGQERFGNMTRVYYKEAVGAFIVFDVTRSATFDAVIKWKHDLDSKVQLPDGKPIPCILLANKSDQQKQGIVTTPAKLDEYVKEHGFAGWFETSAKENVNIEEAAKSLVNKILMNDKLLNTGEVIDSERFALAGGKTDTSQKKSCAC, from the exons ATGGAGCGAGGATCACCGATCACGTCAGGACGTCGGTTGACGGCGGGCGATTCCGCGGAGGACAGCCCGGTTGAGTTTGTCGTCGTCGAATCGGACGTGTCGGACGCCGGGATCAGCTCCCCGGAGAAGAAATCGAAGAAGAAACGGAGCGGATTGTCGTTTAAGAAGCTGCGCACGAACGCACAGAAGTTGATCCCGAGACGCGGTGGTCGTAAGGATTCCACCGGTGGGAAGTCAACGGACGCAAGCTCGTTGGGTGGTGACTCGGGGGTTGCGAGTGGGTTTAGTACGGACGAACCACTTCCGGGTacgccatcaccaccaccagcttcACCGACGGGTACGGAGACGTCGCTTGACACCGTGCTCAAGTCGACGGAGAGTTTGCCCGCGATCAAGGAAGATCCGGTACGGGAAGCTGCGTTAGTTGGTGCCCGATCGGATGAGGACCTGCTGGTGGAGGGCAAGGacaagcagaagcagaagaaaatgcgcAAACCGAGCCGTGCGGCCAGCTTCATGAAGAAGCTAGCTGGGCGAGGAAAATCCGCCAAAGTCGCCCCAAACCCAGCGGTTGGATCCGGGAACGATGGTGATACGGTTTCATCCGGAACGCTCGAGACACCGCTTAGTATCAAACGGCAGACACCAGAGGGCGCTATGTTTGTGTCCGATCCGGAGTTATACCCGGACCAGGAGCAGAATCCGGACGGTACACCGATAGATCCACCTTCACCGGTGTTGGTACGGCAGCTTGATTCGGAACCGATGGGCCGGCGTGGTAAACGCACCGAAATGAAACTTACACTCACGAAGACCTCACCAATGGTGACCTCTCTggacgacgacgccgacgacgGTGGCGACAGCAACGGTAAGGCTTCTTCCG ATCCACCGAACGACGAGAACCGCCGGGTCGGACGTAAGCCAATTAGTTCGAACGAACCACTCGCTCCGATCGGTGACACCGAAagtgccgctgctgctggtgctgctgaacTCCCGGCGAGGACATCAATCGGTGTGGAGCAACCGCAGCAGTCGATCGCGACCGTTCGTGCGCAGCAGTTATCGCCCTCGGTTGAGGCGCGCCTTTCGAGCCTGCTGAGTGGCGAGTACATTGCGGAAATcaatcgcttttccatcgaaaacaTTGCAACCGGCGGGTCGGTGGTGGGTCCGCGTGGATCGTCACCCTCGGTGCGGGATCGATTCTTCCAGCAGCCGTCGAATCTTGACACGAGCGTTGTTGTAGCGCCACCGGCGTCGGTTGTTGTCGACGCGGAAATAGACGGTTTTATGAGGAAAGCGAGAGGTGCGAGCGCGGCCACCGGATCCGGAGGAGCGACTCGGTCGAAGGGTGGCAGCAAAAGCCCGGCAACACCCGTTGGTGGTGAGAAACCGGTGGTTCTAGCTGATCCTGGAGGGCAGCAGCtcgagcaacaacagcaggatTCAGCTGGGTCGGTTAGCAAAGCGGCTTCATCGACTGTTCGCACACAGGAAGCCTCTAAACCGTACCAACTTGGCAACAGTCTCAAGAACCCCAACAACTCCGGCTTCAAATCGatcgagcaacaacagcaacagcagcagcagcagcaggaacaaGTGCCAGTGACGGTGACGGAACCGGAACCTGGGGacgcaacaaaacgcaagCAAGAGAACCAACCGGACGAATCCGGTCAAACCGACCCACCCATAGTGTTCGATATCGGCACGCAGGTACGCCCGGACAGGACATCCACTATCCTTAAGTCACCCGGTACGCTCGCGGTGCCGGCCGAAACCGGTGGTGGCGTCCACTCGGGCACATTCACGTCCCTCGGTAGCACCACCCGGTCACTCGAGGAGCTGGGTGTTGccggtggtgttgctggtggttcGTACGACGACAGTCCGAACACGACCAGTGAGGGTTCGCTGCGGCGCATTGCGTACGTCGAGCAGCCGACCTTCTACACACCGGAAGAGGAAGAGCTGCTGACCGGCAAACCGGTGCGGTCCTCCTCCTCCCTGCTGTCGAGCGCCCTCGGCTCCGGTGACTACTCGCTCGAGTCGGAGGACTACCTCGACAGCAAGATGTCCCCGCACGGTGATCTGCTGCTCGAGCGGGGTGCCTCTGACCAACCG GCAACGATGGCGACTGGACAGGCCGAGAAGCGCGAACATCTGTACAAGATCCTGGTGATCGGTGAGCTCGGTACGGGCAAGACGTCCTTCATCAAGCGGTACGTGCACCAGTTCTTCAGCCAAAACTATCGCGCCACGATAGGGGTCGACTTTGCGCTCAAAGTGCTCAACTGGGACCAGAACACGATCATCCGCCTGCAGCTGTGGGACATTGCTG GCCAGGAACGCTTCGGGAATATGACGCGGGTGTACTACAAGGAAGCGGTCGGAGCGTTTATCGTGTTCGACGTGACACGCAGTGCCACATTCGATGCCGTGATCAAGTGGAAGCACGATCTTGACTCGAAAGTGCAGCTCCCTGACGGCAAACCGATCCCGTGCATACTTTTAGCCAACAAG AGTGACCAGCAAAAGCAGGGCATTGTGACTACGCCAGCCAAACTGGACGAGTACGTCAAGGAGCACGGCTTTGCCGGGTGGTTCGAAACGTCCGCGAAAGAGAACGTCAACATCGAGGAGGCAGCCAAATCGTTAGTTAATAAG ATTCTGATGAATGACAAACTCCTAAACACTGGCGAAGTCATCGACTCCGAACGGTTCGCCCTGGCCGGTGGCAAAACGGACACGAGTCAGAAGAAATCCTGCGCATGCTGA
- the LOC128726851 gene encoding mitochondrial folate transporter/carrier — protein MASTLKNHKTAAAAAAATAGAGSGSFGWLAHVKYEHLVAGISGGVTSTLLLHPLDLIKIRFAVNDGRTASVPQYRGLTSAFLTIFRQEGFRGLYKGVTPNMWGSGSAWGFYFMFYNTIKTWIQDGNTAQPLGPTLHMLAAAEAGVLTLAMTNPIWVVKTRLCLQCNDSVTAGSGTGYAGMMDGLTKIYRTEGIRGLYRGFVPGMFGVSHGALQFMTYEEMKNKYNQHRKRPIDAKLTTSEYLTFAAVSKLIAAAGTYPYQVIRARLQDQNHSYKGTWDCVKLTWRYESWRGFYKGLGPNLTRVLPATMITFLTYENVSHYLLDRSKARNIKH, from the exons ATGGCGTCTACGttgaaaaaccacaaaacggctgctgcagcagccgcagcaacaGCCGGAGCCGGAAGTGGCAGTTTCGGTTGGTTGGCACACGTGAAGTACGAACACCTGGTGGCCGGCATTTCCGGTGGCGTAACGTCGACGCTGCTGCTACATCCGCTCGATCTGATCAAGATCCGGTTTGCGGTAAACGATGGGCGGACGGCTTCGGTGCCACAGTACCGTGGGTTGACGAGTGCGTTTTTGACGATTTTCCGCCAGGAGGGCTTCCGGGGCCTGTACAAGGGTGTCACCCCGAACATGTGGGGCTCCGGCAGTGCGtggggattttatttcatgtt CTACAACACGATTAAGACATGGATTCAAGATGGAAATACGGCCCAACCCTTGGGACCGACGTTGCACATGCTGGCCGCAGCCGAAGCGGGTGTCCTGACGCTTGCCATGACCAACCCGATCTGGGTGGTGAAGACGAGGCTTTGCCTGCAGTGTAACGATAGCGTAACGGCTGGTTCTGGGACCGGGTATGCCGGCATGATGGATGGTCTTACGAAGATCTACCGCACCGAAGGCATCCGGGGGCTCTATCGA GGTTTCGTACCGGGAATGTTTGGCGTATCGCACGGCGCACTGCAGTTCATGACGTACGAGGAAATGAAGAACAAGTACAACCAGCACCGCAAACGGCCCATCGACGCCAAACTG ACGACCTCCGAGTATCTAACATTCGCCGCCGTGTCGAAGCTGATCGCGGCCGCCGGCACGTACCCGTACCAAGTGATCCGGGCGCGCCTGCAGGATCAAAACCATAGCTATAAGGGCACCTGGGATTGCGTGAAGCTGACATGGAG ATATGAGTCTTGGCGAGGATTCTATAAAGGTCTCGGTCCGAACCTGACCCGGGTCCTCCCGGCGACGATGATTACGTTTTTAACGTACGAAAATGTATCACACTATCTGTTGGATAGAAGCAAGGCCAGGAACATTAAGCATTAG
- the LOC128724501 gene encoding electron transfer flavoprotein beta subunit lysine methyltransferase-like, translated as MNGLVNIVRRRFVPVQRTFHSLTAEAIRFNPTDAAATTLALTTTTTVARVVNVSIRRLCRYSDVARGDGTDRPESKPESRADVPVSNPRSSLERPTESLWREKILSNTALSRQHMVPEIALRLITPDCAIYHQPVGASRDPSDTGFPLDPFWGFFWPGGQALTRFILDTGHVFRGKTVLDVGCGCGASTIAALLVGANRVTANDIDPVALQATLLNVELNGIVANRNQVVISDDNLISGGARGWQDDYEVVLIGDLFYDTEIAAELHPWIQRLARAGVKIFIGDPGRHGITETGVLRHMTLRARYELPEHVCLENNGFSHANVWQFLPTQGQ; from the exons ATGAACGGCCTTGTCAACATCGTCCGGAGGAGGTTCGTACCGGTACAGCGTACTTTCCACAGCTTAACAGCGGAGGCCATCAGATTCAACCCGAcggatgctgctgctactacgcTGGCGCTCACTACGACAACCACTGTAGCGCGCGTAGTAAACGTCTCGATAAGACGTTTGTGTCGCTATAGTGATGTGGCGCGTGGCGACGGAACTGACAGGCCGGAATCGAAGCCGGAATCGAG GGCCGATGTACCTGTATCTAACCCCCGAAGCTCGCTGGAACGCCCGACGGAGTCGCTGTGGCGGGAAAAAATCTTATCAAACACCGCGCTATCGCGACAGCACATGGTGCCGGAAATCGCGTTACGTCTCATAACACCCGATTGTGCGATCTACCACCAACCGGTTGGCGCCAGCCGCGATCCATCCGATACCGGCTTTCCGTTGGATCCgttttggggatttttctgGCCCGGAGGTCAAGCACTAACGAG GTTCATTCTTGATACAGGTCACGTTTTCCGCGGAAAAACCGTACTGGATGTGGGGTGTGGATGTGGCGCCTCCACCATTGCCGCATTGCTGGTTGGAGCGAACCGGGTTACGGCTAACGACATAGATCCAG TCGCTTTGCAGGCTACGCTGTTGAACGTGGAGTTGAATGGGATCGTGGCTAATCGGAACCAGGTGGTGATTAGCGACGACAATCTTATCAGCGGTGGCGCCCGTGGCTGGCAGGACGATTACGAAGTGGTGCTAATCGGCGACCTGTTCTACGATACTGAGATAGCGGCAGAGCTGCACCCATGGATACAGCGTTTGGCACGTGCTGGAGTGAAG ATCTTTATTGGCGATCCGGGGCGACACGGCATCACGGAGACTGGGGTGCTGCGCCACATGACTCTACGCGCGCGGTATGAACTTCCGGAGCATGTGTGTTTGGAAAACAACGGATTTTCCCATGCTAATGTGTGGCAATTTTTGCCCACCCAAGGGCAGTAA
- the LOC128727151 gene encoding ras-related protein Rab-32 isoform X3 has protein sequence MATGQAEKREHLYKILVIGELGTGKTSFIKRYVHQFFSQNYRATIGVDFALKVLNWDQNTIIRLQLWDIAGQERFGNMTRVYYKEAVGAFIVFDVTRSATFDAVIKWKHDLDSKVQLPDGKPIPCILLANKSDQQKQGIVTTPAKLDEYVKEHGFAGWFETSAKENVNIEEAAKSLVNKILMNDKLLNTGEVIDSERFALAGGKTDTSQKKSCAC, from the exons ATGGCGACTGGACAGGCCGAGAAGCGCGAACATCTGTACAAGATCCTGGTGATCGGTGAGCTCGGTACGGGCAAGACGTCCTTCATCAAGCGGTACGTGCACCAGTTCTTCAGCCAAAACTATCGCGCCACGATAGGGGTCGACTTTGCGCTCAAAGTGCTCAACTGGGACCAGAACACGATCATCCGCCTGCAGCTGTGGGACATTGCTG GCCAGGAACGCTTCGGGAATATGACGCGGGTGTACTACAAGGAAGCGGTCGGAGCGTTTATCGTGTTCGACGTGACACGCAGTGCCACATTCGATGCCGTGATCAAGTGGAAGCACGATCTTGACTCGAAAGTGCAGCTCCCTGACGGCAAACCGATCCCGTGCATACTTTTAGCCAACAAG AGTGACCAGCAAAAGCAGGGCATTGTGACTACGCCAGCCAAACTGGACGAGTACGTCAAGGAGCACGGCTTTGCCGGGTGGTTCGAAACGTCCGCGAAAGAGAACGTCAACATCGAGGAGGCAGCCAAATCGTTAGTTAATAAG ATTCTGATGAATGACAAACTCCTAAACACTGGCGAAGTCATCGACTCCGAACGGTTCGCCCTGGCCGGTGGCAAAACGGACACGAGTCAGAAGAAATCCTGCGCATGCTGA
- the LOC128725531 gene encoding protein brown, with amino-acid sequence MTFNQPEPSPISGPVLLEWKNLTVKVRSSNQQPVSSSSSWYGRPGHQQKKELTLLRNASGAVRSDNLVAIMGPSGAGKTTLLAAISMRITGSTTVHGKVLINGLYVTRTQMKQLTGFVPQYEIALQSLTVAEHLSFVARLKNVGYVTVLRIVKELALQNCWDTRIAQLSGGERKKVNLAGELLTEPEVLFCDEPTTGLDSFNAVSVMKTLQSLSRHGRRAVICTIHDPPSQVFQCFSDVILLQDGGTVLYQGPTADRIEFFNSIGQQLPGSGNPADFYFHLVSPGERDSPDTEEAADRRDIIRKTCRENIARKCLQTRYHQTKIIQKLANDRHRICRASQLLVLLHRTALDSFRNVGEYLTVTAIFLFTSVVIATLYREVRPNSQTSIQDIRGALFLMVCELVYTISYGVFYTFPSEMPLIRREVGEKTYNLSVYYAHKVLYSVPRAFFESFLFVGVVYAFVGFTTDVVTYCCMALVSGGASVLAMAYGYLLSCTAGTMNMAIETSNIVFLAFMLLGGLYLNLRAFPLLKYCSFFFFASEGVSIYYWLPVQAIPCAGVATNETATCLPTGLAVLEDAGYGTSYEALHVNYAVMAVQIVLVHLVAYVMLRKFVRKAGFY; translated from the exons ATGACTTTTAACCAACCAGAACCATCCCCCATCAGTGGGCCAGTGCTGTTAGAGTGGAAAAATTTAACCGTGAAGGTGCGATCCTCGAACCAACAACCGGTATCCTCCTCCAGCAGTTGGTATGGACGTCCAGGacatcagcaaaaaaaagagctcacGCTTCTGCGAAATG CCAGCGGTGCTGTGCGTTCCGACAACTTAGTAGCTATTATGGGTCCAAG TGGGGCAGGTAAGACCACACTGTTGGCCGCCATCTCGATGCGTATCACCGGTTCCACGACCGTCCACGGGAAGGTGCTTATCAACGGGCTGTACGTGACCAGGACGCAGATGAAACAGCTGACCGGCTTTGTGCCACAGTACGAGATCGCCCTCCAGTCGCTGACCGTTGCCGAACATCTAAGCTTTGTG GCACGGTTAAAAAATGTCGGATACGTCACCGTCCTGCGCATCGTCAAGGAACTCGCCTTGCAAAACTGCTGGGACACGCGGATCGCACAGCTATCGGGTGGTGAACGTAAGAAGGTGAATCTTGCCGGCGAGTTGCTCACCGAACCGGAAGTACTGTTCTGTGACGAACCCACGACCGGGCTGGACAGTTTCAACGCCGTTTCGGTGATGAAAACACTGCAGAGCTTAAGCAGACACGGACGACGAGCAGTCATATGCACGATCCATGATCCTCCGTCGCAGGTGTTTCAGTGCTTTAGCGATGTGATCCTCCTGCAAGATGGTGGCACCGTGCTGTACCAGGGACCGACAGCGGATCGAATAGAATTCTTCAACTC CATCGGCCAACAGCTGCCGGGGAGTGGAAATCCTGCCGATTTCTACTTTCACCTCGTCAGTCCTGGTGAGCGTGATAGCCCGGACACCGAGGAGGCTGCCGATCGGCGCGATATCATCCGCAAAACCTGCCGCGAGAACATCGCCCGGAAGTGCCTCCAGACAAGGTACCATCAGACGAAGATCATACAGAAGCTGGCCAACGATAGGCACCGGATCTGTCGCGCAAGccagctgctggtgttgcttcACCGTACCGCTCTCGATAGCTTCCGAAATGTGGGCGAGTACCTCACGGTGACGGCGATATTTCTC TTTACCAGCGTTGTGATAGCGACGCTTTACCGCGAGGTGCGCCCAAACTCGCAAACCTCCATCCAGGACATCCGTGGGGCGCTGTTCCTGATGGTTTGTGAGCTCGTGTACACGATCAGCTACGGGGTGTTTTACACGTTTCCTTCCGAGATGCCACTGATCCGGCGTGAGGTGGGCGAAAAGACGTACAACCTGTCGGTGTACTACGCGCACAAGGTGTTGTACAGCGTACCGAGAGCGTTCTTCGAGTCGTTCCTGTTCGTTGGGGTTGTGTACGCGTTTGTCGGCTTCACCACGGATGTCGTcacgtactgctgcatggcaCTCGTGTCCGGTGGTGCGAGTGTCCTTGCGATGGCCTACG GTTATCTGCTCTCCTGCACGGCTGGCACGATGAATATGGCCATCGAGACGAGCAACATCGTGTTCCTGGCGTTTATGCTGCTCGGTGGGCTGTACCTGAACTTGCGCGCTTTTCCACTCCTGAAGTActgctcgtttttcttcttcgccagTGAGGGCGTCTCCATCTACTACTGGTTGCCGGTTCAAGCGATCCCTTGTGCCGGTGTGGCCACCAACGAGACAGCAACCTGTCTGCCAACGGGTTTGGCCGTTCTCGAGGATGCAGGATATGGTACGTCGTACGAGGCGCTACACGTCAACTACGCCGTCATGGCGGTTCAGATCGTCCTCGTGCACCTGGTGGCGTACGTAATGCTGCGGAAGTTTGTCCGAAAAGCGGGTTTTTACTGA